The stretch of DNA TTTTGCCGCAAATTTAAGCAACACCTCATTTACCCGTTCTTCCTCTTCTTGTCCGTGGCGCATAATCTCCACATAAAAATCATCGCCAAACAAGTTATGCCACCACTTAAACGCCTCTTCTGCTTCGTGCTCGCCCTGGTTCAATATCAAATCAGGAATCTCGCCTTGTAAGTTACCCGTCAAGGCAATCAAGCCCTCGTGATATTCTTCTATCAGGTCTTTGCCAATCCGTGGAAAACCAGCATAATAACCCTCTATATAGCCTAAAGAGCTTAGTTTGGCGAGGCGGTGGTAAGCCTCCTGGTCTTTGGCAAGCAATACTTGGTTAAATCTTCGGTCGCGATCGCTCTTGGTAAATTTAGTCTTAGTACGCTCTTGAGCCACATAAAACTCACAGCCAATAATCACCTTTACATCATTTTTGGCGCCTTCGCCTACAGCCTTAAAAGCCGCGTGCATGTTGCCATGGTCAGTAAAAGCAATGGCAGGCATGCCGTGTTCTTTAGCAAACTTGATCAAACCGCCTACGCTGGCTGTACTTTGCAAAATAGAAAACTGAGAGTGTACATGCAGGTGAGAAAAAGGGATAAATTTATCTACTTTTCCCTTAAATATCTCCGGGATTTTAATCCCTTTTTTCTTTTTACGTTTCTCAAAGTTGGCAGCATCGAGCACTGGAGGCTCATACACCACAGCATCTGCTTCCAGGTCGCCCAGGGGTGGAGCAATACCTATTGAGATCAAGCCAAAATAACAACGGGCAGTTGCCAACACATCATATGCTGCATCGTGGGCATCGTCAAAGCTTTCACTAAAAAGCTTGGTGTGAAGTTCGGTAAGGGTAGGCCATTTAAATTTACCGCCTCGTCCCCCCTGAATGCCTACATACTCAGCGGTTTCTTCGCTTTTGGTGTCATAAGTCGGTACTTCGTGAAGCTTACTATCTACAGTAGTCCGCACATACTCAGCTCCCATGATGTTTACATCAAAGCCAATGTTATGACCAATGATGAGTTCGGAACGGGCAATGTCAACCGCAAATTTTTCGAGCACTTCATTCAGCGGCAAGCCCTCTTCCAAAGCAATTTCGGTAGAAATACCGTGCACCTTTTCAGCGTTGAAAGGAATCGTAAAACCTTCAGGCTTTACAATCATATTTTCGGCACTGACAAGCTTACCATTGTAGTCGTGCAACTGCCAGGCAATTTGTACCAACCTTGGCCAGTTGTCCACATCGGTGTGTGGCGCATTAAAATCTTTTGGAAGCCCGGTAGTTTCCGTATCAAAAATTAAATACATGCAGCGAGTCTTTTTATAGTCAATGAGTTAAGCCCCTAAGGGCGCTCATGTTGAAATCTTAACTTTAAGGCAGCTTCTAAATTACGAAAAAAAAGAGGGATTTGAAAGGCTTCAATAGGGTATGTTGATAAAGATTACATCTTGCGTTGTGAGTACTCTCCTCTTTGCTTTTTCTTTCGTCAGAGGCATTTTTTTTGGCTAAAGTGGATAGCTGATTACCCACATTAGGCAGGTATAGTAAAAGAAGGATATGTTGATAAAACCCTGGTATTGAGGCTGTAGCTGGATGAAGTATAAAGTTTTGTCATATACAATGCAATCAGGTTGGCTTCATTTCTATAGCCTGGTGATTTAACATTAAAGTGAAAAATTCAAGTAAAAATGTTTGATAGTCAGGGTGTTGAGCCATTACTTGCCCTATTTCTATTACCTCACCCGCGTTCAACTGTTCTAGCAAAGGCAACAACAGAGAAGCATGGGAAAAATTACTTTTGTTTCGTCGGTAATATAGTCTTACCTGATCATTTTTTAGCGGTTGATGGTATATACAGAAAGGAGCGACAATTTGTACACTTTGTTTGGTCAATTCAGGAAAAGTTTTTTGATCAGACCAGCGCGGAGGGCGAAACCCACAATTGCTTTTGAGCGACAATTGATAATCTTCCATAGCCGCCTTTACCCAGCCACCAAATTTTTGTTCATGTACCTCAGTGCCAATCAAACCACTGGCTAAAATGTCGTCCACCTCAGCTTCATACCCTGCCAAAATCTCTGGGTCAAACGATGCTGTATTCATTTCAGCCAAAGCATTGCTGAGCCAGTCTTTGACCGAAATACCCTTGATCACCACCGTCAACGCCATTGAAAACTCCTCAGTGTTACCAATGTGAAAAGGACCTTCGGGCAAGTAAAACGTATCGTGCGCTTCTATTTGGCAGGTAGTACCATAGGGCAATATTTTCTCTGGCTCGCAATAATGCAACCTCGACCCGGTCTTCTCTACAAACACCTCTTCATCCCACAGTGTCATCAGTTTCTTACCTGGTCCCTGATGAAAGTGAATCACACTATTGGCTTCACCGTCGTAGTGTACCCCAAACGGAGTATACCCATAATTGCCCACAAATATAGTAGCGTTCAGGTCTAACCAAGGAATCCCAAGCTCTTCTACAATCCCCTGATAAAGAGGAGCAAGTCGTTGGGCAAGCGTATCGTGGTATTGGGTAGCACGATTGAGAATGATGCCAAATTTTTGCTTGCCAAATATACGTTGGGTAAAGTCTTGCAGGCCTTCGTGAGTTTGTAAAGGAGCGCGGTACATCTCGCTCAACTCTTTAATCACCTGTTTACCATCAGTATATACCCTGAGTCCGGGAGTACCAAACGAAAGCTTTTCTGGAACTTCTTGGATAATATTTAAAATGTCTTGTTCAGTAAAAAACTGAGCAGGCACACTGTTTTTGATCAAACAAGCCTCTGTAAGGTAGTTAGACTCTTCTAAAAGCACGTTCCACCAGGCTTGGCTAAAAACGGTATGAGGAGGAGTAATAGATGCCATTGATTACTATATATAGTGATTATAAAACATTGAGTTAATAAAGGTTGAGTGGACTATTACGTCTACGAGCCCGGTTGAGCAAGACATTGGCAATTGCTTCGGATATTTTTTTATTAAAAGCCTGATCCAGCCAACTAAACTCACCCACGGGGTTAACTTCTAAAAATACAAACTTGCCTTCCGGAGTTTTAATTAAATCTACCGCCCCATAGTTGAGTCCAAAATAGTCCATAAGGTGAAGCAGCTTCAGCTGAATACTGGCGGGTAAGTCACAAGGTTCTATGTCATCTATCAGGCTCCCATCTTTACGCCAGTCAGCTTGCCCTTCGGTAGATTGTTGAGAGGGTATTTTACCACAAAAAATCTGTTCTCCTACAATGGCCACCCTAAACTCACATTCTTTTTCTACATATTCCTGAAAAATCATAGGCGAAAATTCCAACCCCGTCATATCTTCCAACTCTTCGGGCTGCCACTTGTGGCTATATACCTTATACTCGTCTTCAGTACCATCATAAATGCTAAAAGCGTATTGCATCTTTGAGATCACCGCCGAATAGTTGTGGGCAAAAGCTTTTACTTCTTGCGCCGAGTTGGTAATAAGGGTAGCAGGAATGCGCAAACCCAGGCGGTTGGCTACCTTAAGTTGCAATTGTTTGTTTTCGGCACGTCGGATGTCCGCTACAGCGTCTAACACAAACTTGCCAATGCCCCAACTGGCAAGGGTACCCCAGAAAGTAGTTTTTGATTCTTCTATGGCAGGTATTTTATACTCATCTGCCATTTCTTCGGGCAGCTCTTGCCCAATGCGGATGCGTCTATACCATACTGCGTCAAACTTTGCCAGGTCGTGTACCACATCTTCACTGATGATTTTTACCTGTTCGGTATTGTTAATATAATGGCTGGCAAGCTGAATTTGGGTGGGGTAATAGTTGGTATTAAACCTGTATACATTGGCTCCTTTATTTTGCAATGCTTCAGTTACATTGTTGATACCTTCGTCGTCATCACTATATGTGACAATTAACACTTCCATAAAGTTATAAGTAGCTAAATTTTTTTGGTATATTGCTTACCAAACTACATAAAAAAAGGGACTATTGCTAGTCCCTTTTGCTTGATTCACTGGCGGGTAAATGTGATTATTTTCTTTTAACCACTTTTCTTTTTTCTAGTTGTTTGGCGAAGAAAGGCTTGGTAGTACTTTTAGCAGTTTTTATTTCTTTGCTACCAAATGTGTTTGGACTGTCAAAATCACCATTAATATGTCCCATGTTTTTAATTTTTTAAATTTAACCTTTGTTTTAAATAATAGTTGTTTGTTGTATTATGGTTGCAAAGTAAGGGGGGAATGGGTAGATAAAAAAATGCTTTTTTGAAAAAATATTACAAACGACGAAACTTTTTTCATTGATTGTCGTAGTGCACTTTCCTGCGTTTTGAAATACTTAATAATAAGTATACAATAATTGTAAAGAAATATACTGAGGGCTTACTGTAGATAAATAGTTGGGGTTTACAATGTAACTCAATGGTTTATTTTGGGAAATACCTTTTTTTTCGTTTTAGTCAAAGGTTTATACATAAATGCGAAAAGTAAAGTTTTAATAAAATTGTGGTGGTAACCTTGTTTAATTCAGCTCAAATATTTCATCAATTTGAAAAAAAATGCTTGATTTCACCTGCTTTTTTTTGTGTGATATTTCTTTGTATCTTTTCAAAAGTAAGAGTTATTGCTCAAAACCCGTTAGACTCACTGGTTGTACAGGTTACTGACGATATAAGTAAATTGACTAACCTGAATCCGCGAATGTACATCTTAGAAGATTCGTCAAATAGCCTAAGTTTTAAGCAAATCACTTCTTCTAAATATCATAACTACTTCATTCCTTATAATGAATTTCAAAAGAAGTCCCCAAGGTTGCAAAGAGAGAGAGTTTATTGGGCAAAATTGACGCTCTATAACCAGTCAAGCAGGAATCACTGGATTTTGTATGCCGCGAAGGGCGCAAATATTCAGCTATACTACCCTGATAATAATGGTCATTATTCTAAAAAACTAAATGGTCGTCTTGTACCACAATCGTTAAGAGATATTAGCAAGCATATTGTGGAGTTTAAGTACAAGTTTCGCCTATTTTTACCTGTTCAAAAAAAAATTACAATTTATATTAGACTGAAAGGAGTAATGTATACACCTCGTTATACATTAAAGCTTCGTTCACCTCAAGCATACTTGCATGAGGAATCTACATTAAACATTATTCAAGGTGTCTTTCAAGGCGCTTTATGGATTATACTTCTTTATAATATAATACTATTTCTAGTTGTTAAAGACAAAACCTACCTTTACTACACTACTTACATATTTGCATACTCAGTATATTATTTAGGGTATTACGACTTCTTTTCTGAGTATCCAGTTTTGCAAACATTCATTGGAGTAGCCAGTAGTCAATCAACAATGATTTTCTACTTTTTATTCATGAAGCTTTTTGTTGATGCTAAAAGACTAATCCCAAGGTGGAATAAAGTTATTCACTATTGGATGATAATCAAAGTGTCGATTGACTGCTGTTTGCTGCTTTATATATCTCTAACTTTAAATCTGGCTGATGCTGAAATATATTTATTAATTATAATATTAATTGATACAAGCTTATTTATATTAACACTCATTTTCTTATTGAGAACGAGAAATGTTTTAGCCCGCTATTTCGTTACAGGTTCTTTTTTCTTAATATTAGGCTGGGCGTTAAGTTCAATGGGGTTTTTGATTCATGTGAAGGTAGGGTTCAACATTAATTACTTCTCCCAAGCAGGTTTATTTCTCGAACTAGTGCTTTTCTCGGTAGGTTTGGGGTACCG from Microscilla marina ATCC 23134 encodes:
- a CDS encoding MvdC/MvdD family ATP grasp protein, yielding MEVLIVTYSDDDEGINNVTEALQNKGANVYRFNTNYYPTQIQLASHYINNTEQVKIISEDVVHDLAKFDAVWYRRIRIGQELPEEMADEYKIPAIEESKTTFWGTLASWGIGKFVLDAVADIRRAENKQLQLKVANRLGLRIPATLITNSAQEVKAFAHNYSAVISKMQYAFSIYDGTEDEYKVYSHKWQPEELEDMTGLEFSPMIFQEYVEKECEFRVAIVGEQIFCGKIPSQQSTEGQADWRKDGSLIDDIEPCDLPASIQLKLLHLMDYFGLNYGAVDLIKTPEGKFVFLEVNPVGEFSWLDQAFNKKISEAIANVLLNRARRRNSPLNLY
- a CDS encoding 7TM diverse intracellular signaling domain-containing protein is translated as MYILEDSSNSLSFKQITSSKYHNYFIPYNEFQKKSPRLQRERVYWAKLTLYNQSSRNHWILYAAKGANIQLYYPDNNGHYSKKLNGRLVPQSLRDISKHIVEFKYKFRLFLPVQKKITIYIRLKGVMYTPRYTLKLRSPQAYLHEESTLNIIQGVFQGALWIILLYNIILFLVVKDKTYLYYTTYIFAYSVYYLGYYDFFSEYPVLQTFIGVASSQSTMIFYFLFMKLFVDAKRLIPRWNKVIHYWMIIKVSIDCCLLLYISLTLNLADAEIYLLIIILIDTSLFILTLIFLLRTRNVLARYFVTGSFFLILGWALSSMGFLIHVKVGFNINYFSQAGLFLELVLFSVGLGYRERKNEQDKRLAQEENARILREQNVTLERKVKERTKEITEKNEELQLQKEEILTQRDSLQERGEELQFAYNQITDSVRYAQTIQNAILPFEPKIKQIFEEYFIIYQPKDIVSGDFYWFNTIKGENFTKTVVAVIDCTGHGVPGAFMSMIGNTLLNETINEKHIFDPAKVMTLLHQKIRSDLRQAETNNSDGMDMSLCVIEPLAAQKFKVIFSGAKRPLYYVQEGEFNQLKADRFSIGGEVYEDERTRVFTNQELMLAKGDALYMMTDGFGDTPDAERRRFGSRNIKKMISHYAHLSMEEQQIAFEATLAKHQGSQDARDDVTMLGLRL